Proteins encoded together in one Kwoniella shandongensis chromosome 3, complete sequence window:
- a CDS encoding 60S ribosomal protein eL30 codes for MAPVKKSKSAKASESINTKLQLVVKSGKFTLGYKQALKQLRSGKAKLILISKNCPPLRKSEIEYYAMLSKTNVHHYDGSNVDLGTAAGKLYRVGVMSIQDAGDSDLLQVETA; via the exons ATGGCTCCCGTTAAGAAGTCCAAGTCCGCCAAGGCTTCCGAGTCTATCAACACCAAGCTTCAGCTCGTTGTCAAGTCcggaaag TTCACTCTCGGCTACAAGCAGGCTCTTAAGCAGCTCCGATCTGGCAAGG CCAAGctcatcttgatctccaAGAACTGCCCTCCCCTCCGAAAGTCTGAGATCGAGTACTACGCCATGCT TTCCAAGACCAACGTTCACCACTACGACGGTTCCAACGTTGACCTCGGTACCGCCGCCGGTAAGCTCTACCGAGTGGGTGTGATGTCCATCCAGGACGCTGGGGACTCTGACTTG CTCCAGGTCGAGACTGCTTAA